The genomic region TAGGTTGAATAATATTTAACCTCTGCTTGATTCACTAGTTTAATTGCTATATCCATTGTGTCTTGAAGAGCTTGTTTAAGTATATAGTAGTCTTCCCTACTAGCACTTGTTTCTGGATGAGGTGGTCTCAGCAAACATGTTCCAACATCTCGTGACAATATATGAAAACCTAGTTTTCGCGCTTGCTCTATTATTTCTAGTTTATCCATAAAAGCTACTGGTCTATATATGGGTTTAGGAGAGATACTAGATAATATATATAGGTTTCTAAGTGTTTGGGATGCAACTTGGCCAACGGCTTCACCGGTAACTATCCCTAAGCATTCTTCTTTGTCTGCAATAATAGAAGCTATTCTATACATGTTAGCTTTGCATAATAAGCATCGGAGACGGGCCGGTATATTTGTTGATTCCAATATTTTCTCTGCTCCACGAACTATGTAGGTCTTAATTTTGTCCCATGGAACCCATTCATATACTAGAGATAATGCTTCATAGAATCTCCTCCTAGCTTGTTCAGACCAGTATTTTCCGAGATCAATGAATACAGGTATTATACGTGCTCCCCTCTTCATAGCATACCATGCTGCTAACGAAGAATCCACTCCACCAGATAATAGAACAACTAAGCAACCTTCTACTCCATAAGGTAAACCCCCGACCCCTCTATAGATCTTGTTGGTAATATATGCTTTTCCTTGACGAATATCAATAATGTATTCCTCATCAGGAGATCGTAGGTCAATATATGTTTTAGCCTCATTAACAATAATAGATGCAAGTAATTTTTCGAGAAACAACCTATTATACCCAGATTCCCCCATGACTCTTAATCTAATACTCTTAGGTTTACTATGAGAGATCATATCTATCAACACATCAGTTATCATTGATAAATTATAATCCACCATAACTACCGGGCTCGTACTGCTAACGCCGAATACTTTAGCCAACTTACCAGCAACTTCTTCTGCAATAGTACTACTAAGAC from Staphylothermus marinus F1 harbors:
- a CDS encoding tRNA sulfurtransferase, whose product is MVRYGSVTTKFMVSRLRDSIVRVLNRNNYRYENVDIVGGSRIVVSGLSSTIAEEVAGKLAKVFGVSSTSPVVMVDYNLSMITDVLIDMISHSKPKSIRLRVMGESGYNRLFLEKLLASIIVNEAKTYIDLRSPDEEYIIDIRQGKAYITNKIYRGVGGLPYGVEGCLVVLLSGGVDSSLAAWYAMKRGARIIPVFIDLGKYWSEQARRRFYEALSLVYEWVPWDKIKTYIVRGAEKILESTNIPARLRCLLCKANMYRIASIIADKEECLGIVTGEAVGQVASQTLRNLYILSSISPKPIYRPVAFMDKLEIIEQARKLGFHILSRDVGTCLLRPPHPETSASREDYYILKQALQDTMDIAIKLVNQAEVKYYST